The following are encoded in a window of Corynebacterium marinum DSM 44953 genomic DNA:
- the hisN gene encoding histidinol-phosphatase, which yields MSTYADDLALALELADIADALTIERFEATDLNVTSKPDMTPVSDADLTCEEALRAKLAEARPSDAILGEEFGGEATPEGRQWVIDPIDGTKNFVRGVPVWATLISLLVDGHPVVGVISAPALARRWHAAEESGAWRTFNGGSPKKLGVSGVSSLADASLAFSSLEGWAARDLRENFIALSDATWRLRGYGDFFSYCLVAEGAVDIAAEPEVSLWDLAALSILVSEAGGRFTSLAGEDGPHGGDAVATNGLLHDETLAALRGEG from the coding sequence ATGAGCACGTACGCCGATGACCTTGCCCTCGCCCTCGAACTCGCGGATATCGCGGACGCCCTGACCATCGAGCGCTTCGAGGCCACCGACCTCAACGTCACCTCGAAGCCTGACATGACGCCCGTCTCCGACGCTGATCTCACCTGCGAGGAGGCCCTGCGCGCGAAGCTCGCCGAGGCCCGCCCCTCCGACGCCATCCTGGGCGAGGAGTTCGGCGGTGAAGCCACCCCCGAGGGACGCCAGTGGGTCATCGACCCGATCGACGGCACCAAGAACTTCGTCCGCGGCGTGCCCGTGTGGGCGACCCTGATCTCCCTGCTCGTCGACGGGCACCCCGTCGTGGGCGTCATCTCCGCCCCGGCGCTGGCACGCCGCTGGCACGCCGCCGAGGAGTCCGGCGCGTGGCGCACCTTCAACGGCGGTTCCCCGAAGAAGCTCGGCGTCTCCGGCGTCTCCTCGCTTGCCGACGCCTCCCTGGCCTTCTCCTCCCTCGAGGGTTGGGCTGCACGCGACCTGCGCGAGAACTTCATCGCCCTGTCCGACGCCACCTGGCGCCTGCGCGGCTACGGAGACTTCTTCTCCTACTGCCTGGTGGCGGAGGGCGCGGTGGACATCGCCGCCGAGCCCGAGGTTTCCCTCTGGGACCTGGCCGCGCTGTCCATCCTGGTCTCCGAAGCCGGCGGCCGCTTCACCTCGCTCGCCGGCGAGGACGGCCCGCACGGCGGAGACGCGGTGGCCACCAACGGCCTGCTGCACGACGAAACCCTCGCCGCGTTGCGCGGCGAGGGCTGA
- the prfB gene encoding peptide chain release factor 2 — translation MRPEISAALEDLDSTLTTIEKVMDPEEMSARVRELEQQASDPGLWDDPDHAQQVTSELSAVQGKLRKIEDLRQRLNDLPIMYELSEEEGDGDEVVDEELADLSEQIEALEVTTMLSGAYDQREAVINIRSGAGGVDAADWAEMLMRMYTRWAEKNGHKVDVYDISYAEEAGIKSATFVVHGEYMYGQLSVEQGAHRLVRISPFDNQGRRQTSFAEVEVLPVVEKVDSIDIPDNDVRVDVYRSSGPGGQSVNTTDSAVRLTHIPTGIVVTCQNEKSQIQNKASAMRVLQAKLLEKKRQEERAEMDALGAGGQASWGNQMRSYVLHPYQMVKDLRTNYEVNDPSKVLDGEIDGFLEAGIRWRMAEAQAQ, via the coding sequence ATGCGACCGGAAATCTCTGCTGCACTTGAAGACCTGGACTCCACCCTCACCACGATCGAGAAGGTGATGGACCCGGAGGAGATGTCCGCGCGTGTCCGTGAGCTCGAGCAGCAGGCCTCGGATCCGGGGTTGTGGGACGACCCGGACCATGCCCAGCAGGTCACCTCCGAGCTCTCCGCTGTGCAGGGCAAGCTGCGCAAGATCGAGGATCTCCGGCAGCGGCTGAACGATCTGCCGATCATGTACGAGCTTTCCGAGGAGGAGGGCGACGGCGACGAGGTCGTCGACGAGGAGCTTGCCGACCTCAGCGAGCAGATCGAGGCCCTCGAGGTCACCACCATGCTCTCGGGGGCGTACGACCAGCGCGAGGCCGTGATCAACATCCGTTCCGGCGCGGGCGGCGTCGACGCCGCCGACTGGGCGGAGATGCTCATGCGCATGTACACCCGCTGGGCGGAGAAGAACGGCCACAAGGTCGACGTGTACGACATCTCCTACGCGGAGGAAGCCGGCATCAAGTCGGCGACCTTCGTGGTGCACGGCGAGTACATGTACGGGCAGCTCTCGGTGGAGCAGGGAGCCCACCGCCTGGTGCGCATCAGCCCCTTCGACAACCAGGGCCGCCGCCAGACCTCCTTCGCCGAGGTGGAGGTCCTGCCGGTGGTGGAGAAGGTCGACTCCATCGATATCCCGGACAACGACGTCCGCGTGGACGTCTACCGTTCCTCCGGCCCGGGCGGCCAGTCCGTGAACACCACCGACTCGGCGGTGCGCCTCACCCACATCCCGACGGGCATCGTGGTCACGTGCCAGAACGAGAAGTCCCAGATCCAGAACAAGGCCTCCGCCATGCGCGTTCTGCAGGCCAAACTGCTGGAGAAGAAACGCCAGGAGGAGCGCGCCGAGATGGATGCGCTCGGCGCCGGCGGCCAGGCGTCCTGGGGCAACCAGATGCGTTCCTACGTGCTGCACCCGTACCAGATGGTCAAGGACCTGCGCACCAACTACGAGGTCAACGACCCGTCGAAGGTGCTCGACGGCGAGATCGACGGTTTCCTGGAGGCCGGTATCCGTTGGCGCATGGCGGAGGCGCAGGCGCAGTAG
- the ilvD gene encoding dihydroxy-acid dehydratase, whose protein sequence is MTKPTDDRKDNHGTSVDIKPRSRDVTDGLESTASRGMLRAVGMGDDDWAKPQIGVASSWNEITPCNLTLKKLAGFAKEGVHAAGGYPLEFGTISVSDGISMGHEGMHYSLVSREVITDSVETVMSAERLDGSVLLAGCDKSIPGMLMAAARLNLSSVFLYNGSTMPGTARFADGTEQEVTLIDAFEAVGACRAGKLSQEKVDVIERAICPGEGACGGMYTANTMASAAEAMGMSLPGSAAPPAVHRDRTVHARRSGEAVVELLRRGIRARDIITRDSLLNAVAVVMALGGSTNAVLHLLAIAHEAGVDLDLDDFNSVADKVPHLGDLKPFGRYVMADVFRIGGIPVVMKALLDAGLLNGDCLTVTGRTVAENLADVRTPDPDGKILRALDNPLHATGGLSVLRGSLAPEGAVVKTAGFDAEVFEGTARVFDREQPAMDAVLNGELKKGDVVVIRYEGPKGGPGMREMLAITGAIKGAGIGKDVLLITDGRFSGGSTGLCIGHVAPEAVDGGPIAFLRDGDPIRVNIPERTIDVDITDEEMTRRKAGWQIPENPRLHGVLGKYAKLVQSASVGAVTA, encoded by the coding sequence ATGACGAAACCCACAGACGACCGCAAGGACAACCACGGCACCTCCGTGGACATCAAACCCCGCTCCCGCGACGTCACCGACGGACTGGAGAGTACCGCCTCCCGCGGCATGCTCCGCGCGGTGGGCATGGGCGACGACGACTGGGCCAAGCCGCAGATCGGCGTGGCCTCCTCCTGGAACGAGATCACCCCCTGCAACCTCACCCTGAAGAAGCTGGCCGGTTTCGCGAAGGAGGGCGTGCACGCCGCCGGCGGCTACCCGCTGGAGTTCGGCACCATCTCCGTTTCCGACGGCATTTCCATGGGACACGAGGGCATGCACTATTCCCTGGTGTCCCGCGAAGTGATCACCGACTCGGTGGAGACGGTCATGAGCGCCGAGCGTCTCGACGGCTCGGTCCTGCTGGCCGGCTGCGACAAGTCCATCCCCGGCATGCTCATGGCAGCCGCCCGGCTCAACCTCTCGAGCGTGTTCCTCTACAACGGCTCCACAATGCCCGGCACCGCCCGTTTCGCGGACGGCACCGAGCAGGAGGTGACCCTCATCGACGCATTCGAGGCCGTCGGCGCCTGCCGCGCCGGGAAGCTCTCGCAGGAGAAGGTGGACGTCATCGAACGCGCCATCTGCCCCGGCGAGGGAGCCTGCGGCGGCATGTACACCGCCAACACGATGGCCTCGGCCGCGGAGGCGATGGGCATGTCGCTGCCGGGGTCCGCCGCTCCCCCGGCCGTCCACCGCGACCGCACCGTCCACGCCCGCCGGTCGGGCGAGGCCGTGGTCGAACTGCTGCGCCGCGGCATCCGTGCCCGCGACATCATCACCCGTGATTCACTGCTCAACGCCGTCGCTGTGGTCATGGCGCTCGGCGGTTCCACCAACGCCGTGCTCCACCTGCTGGCCATCGCCCACGAGGCGGGCGTCGACCTGGATCTCGACGACTTCAACTCAGTCGCAGACAAGGTCCCGCACCTCGGCGACCTCAAGCCCTTCGGCAGGTATGTCATGGCCGACGTCTTCCGGATCGGCGGGATCCCCGTCGTCATGAAGGCACTGCTCGACGCCGGCCTACTCAACGGCGACTGCCTGACGGTCACCGGCCGCACCGTCGCCGAGAACCTCGCCGACGTGCGCACCCCCGACCCGGACGGGAAGATTCTCCGCGCCCTGGACAACCCGCTCCACGCCACCGGCGGCCTGAGCGTCCTCCGTGGCTCCCTCGCGCCGGAGGGCGCCGTCGTCAAGACTGCGGGCTTCGACGCCGAGGTCTTCGAGGGCACCGCCCGCGTCTTCGACCGTGAGCAGCCCGCGATGGATGCGGTCCTCAACGGCGAGCTGAAGAAGGGCGACGTCGTGGTGATCCGCTACGAGGGCCCGAAGGGCGGGCCGGGCATGCGCGAGATGCTGGCCATCACCGGCGCCATCAAGGGTGCCGGCATCGGCAAGGACGTCCTGCTGATCACCGACGGCCGTTTCTCGGGCGGATCCACCGGGCTGTGCATCGGCCACGTCGCCCCCGAGGCCGTCGACGGGGGCCCGATCGCCTTCCTGCGGGACGGCGACCCGATCAGGGTGAACATCCCGGAGCGCACCATCGACGTCGATATCACGGATGAGGAGATGACCCGGAGAAAGGCCGGGTGGCAGATCCCGGAGAACCCGCGGCTGCACGGCGTGCTGGGCAAGTACGCCAAGCTGGTCCAGTCTGCGTCGGTCGGCGCTGTCACGGCCTGA
- a CDS encoding inositol monophosphatase family protein has protein sequence MTNQHPAASLEEMIAAITKTFAIAHDQDSDEHLAQALVYNAGRLAWRMREQGVSTNLKSSVSDVVTEADHAAEEFIAGALRLLRPEDGIVGEEGTDQPSTSGRTWVVDPVDGTYNFTAGSDYWCSALALAEGDPADPSRLILGAVHRPAMGYTWFGGPEIPTTRDGRGVGKLPQTDANQLCLATYLHPTSLGQPERRDAWIRVVNEFATLRMLGAGSVDLASVADGSMGVWMQHSVADWDWLPGKALVEGAGGVGVKVEAGGVTWCVAGNARAVDQAAAALASM, from the coding sequence ATGACCAATCAGCATCCCGCCGCAAGCCTCGAAGAGATGATCGCCGCGATCACGAAGACCTTCGCCATCGCCCACGACCAGGATTCGGACGAGCACCTCGCTCAGGCACTCGTGTACAACGCCGGCCGCCTGGCCTGGCGGATGCGCGAGCAGGGGGTGTCCACCAACCTCAAGAGCTCGGTCTCCGACGTGGTGACCGAGGCGGACCATGCGGCCGAGGAGTTCATCGCCGGTGCACTCCGGCTACTGCGTCCCGAGGACGGGATCGTCGGCGAAGAGGGCACCGACCAGCCCTCGACCTCCGGCCGCACCTGGGTGGTCGACCCGGTCGACGGCACCTACAACTTCACCGCGGGTTCGGACTACTGGTGCTCCGCCCTGGCGCTGGCCGAAGGAGACCCCGCCGACCCGTCCCGCCTGATCCTCGGTGCCGTGCACCGCCCGGCCATGGGCTACACCTGGTTCGGCGGCCCGGAGATCCCGACGACGCGGGACGGCCGGGGCGTCGGGAAGCTCCCGCAGACGGACGCGAACCAGCTCTGCCTGGCCACCTACCTGCACCCCACTTCGCTGGGGCAGCCGGAGCGCCGGGACGCCTGGATCCGTGTGGTCAACGAGTTCGCGACGCTGCGGATGCTCGGCGCCGGTTCCGTCGACCTGGCTTCCGTCGCGGACGGATCAATGGGTGTGTGGATGCAGCATTCCGTCGCCGACTGGGACTGGCTGCCTGGAAAAGCCCTGGTCGAAGGTGCTGGCGGGGTGGGCGTGAAGGTTGAGGCCGGCGGGGTCACGTGGTGTGTGGCGGGCAACGCTCGCGCAGTGGACCAGGCCGCCGCCGCGCTGGCTAGTATGTGA
- a CDS encoding S1 family peptidase, giving the protein MLAAPAFAGAQAPAVPAAPVAGASSEVAAEVPVNQVEVVSADVVNHIRGQLAKFGVQTPAPDTALTDAVDNAIVAHVPNTRLRQTVIDEGASETPAGTTRAEYADPADVPSETPVEITDDIRERFVQEEAVPLDPNYRWMNDPVSKVMAGKPLEEWILHRVPGSWFDAPRIPEESMVVQNQDASLYGPGTPIYLGENMMCTLGAAGTDAQGRKVGITAGHCGQPGDEVWSADSWQVGPTGTVVASNQLHDYSVIELGADAQISRTYNGVTVNSVGGPVAPGDILCKQGVATGHTCGNVWAADDQVQISQLCAMVGDSGAPVLAGDRLVGMVSGGVLPDQRLSCQTPLQGQLFMPTASQTMDSVLADVDARGGVGAGFRLAD; this is encoded by the coding sequence ATGCTGGCGGCGCCCGCTTTCGCCGGCGCCCAGGCCCCGGCCGTCCCCGCCGCGCCGGTGGCGGGCGCCTCCTCGGAGGTTGCGGCGGAGGTGCCGGTGAACCAGGTGGAGGTTGTCTCCGCCGACGTGGTGAACCACATCCGCGGCCAGCTGGCTAAGTTTGGCGTGCAGACCCCTGCGCCGGACACGGCCCTGACCGACGCGGTGGATAACGCGATTGTCGCGCATGTGCCGAACACACGGCTGCGCCAGACCGTAATCGACGAAGGTGCGTCGGAGACTCCCGCCGGGACGACCCGTGCCGAGTACGCCGACCCGGCGGATGTGCCGTCGGAGACACCCGTGGAGATCACCGACGACATCCGCGAGCGGTTCGTCCAGGAGGAGGCCGTTCCGCTGGACCCCAACTACCGCTGGATGAATGACCCGGTGTCCAAGGTGATGGCGGGCAAGCCCCTTGAGGAGTGGATCCTGCACCGGGTGCCGGGTTCCTGGTTCGACGCACCGCGGATCCCGGAGGAGTCGATGGTGGTGCAGAACCAGGACGCGTCGTTGTACGGTCCGGGCACGCCGATCTACCTGGGCGAGAACATGATGTGCACGCTCGGCGCGGCGGGCACGGATGCGCAGGGCCGGAAGGTCGGTATCACCGCCGGTCACTGCGGTCAGCCGGGCGACGAGGTCTGGTCCGCAGACTCCTGGCAGGTGGGCCCCACCGGCACGGTGGTGGCGAGCAACCAGCTGCACGACTACTCGGTCATCGAGCTGGGGGCGGACGCTCAGATCTCCCGCACCTACAACGGCGTGACCGTCAACAGCGTCGGGGGACCGGTCGCCCCGGGCGACATCCTCTGCAAGCAGGGGGTGGCCACCGGCCACACCTGCGGAAATGTGTGGGCGGCCGACGACCAGGTGCAGATTTCCCAGCTGTGCGCGATGGTCGGCGACTCTGGCGCACCGGTGCTGGCAGGTGACCGCCTGGTCGGCATGGTCTCCGGCGGCGTCCTCCCGGACCAGCGTCTCTCCTGCCAGACGCCCCTGCAGGGGCAGCTGTTCATGCCGACCGCCTCGCAGACCATGGACTCAGTCCTCGCGGACGTCGACGCCCGCGGGGGCGTCGGCGCCGGCTTCCGACTGGCCGACTAG